A single Paraburkholderia sp. D15 DNA region contains:
- a CDS encoding GntR family transcriptional regulator: protein MQNSDFDASATASPLMPKVERQRLHDTVVEHIRRFIVEGVLEPGKKLNERELCETLGISRTPLREALKVLAAEGLIEIWPNRGASVSKMSEAELRETFELMSGLEAFSGELAAERMTAAELAEIKALHYAMLACRTQNDLAGYYSRNQAIHDKINEAARNSALRQTYISVNRRLQALRFRSNFQIPKWDSAIHDHDEMLKALEARDGKKLSAILRQHLLDKRDAVLQVQSREDVAASTFKA from the coding sequence CGTCCCCGCTGATGCCGAAGGTCGAGCGGCAGCGGCTTCACGACACGGTGGTGGAGCACATCCGCCGCTTTATCGTCGAGGGGGTGCTGGAGCCGGGCAAGAAGCTGAACGAGCGGGAGCTGTGCGAAACGCTTGGAATTTCGCGCACGCCGTTGCGCGAGGCGCTGAAGGTGCTGGCGGCGGAGGGCTTGATCGAGATCTGGCCGAATCGCGGCGCGTCCGTGTCGAAGATGTCGGAAGCCGAATTGCGCGAGACCTTCGAGTTGATGAGCGGCCTCGAAGCATTTTCCGGCGAGCTGGCCGCGGAACGGATGACCGCCGCCGAACTGGCCGAGATCAAGGCCTTGCACTACGCGATGCTCGCGTGCCGCACGCAGAACGATCTGGCCGGGTACTACAGCCGCAACCAGGCGATTCACGACAAGATCAACGAGGCCGCCCGCAACTCGGCGTTGCGGCAGACGTATATCTCGGTCAATCGGCGCTTGCAGGCGCTGCGGTTCCGCTCGAATTTCCAGATCCCGAAGTGGGATAGCGCGATTCACGACCACGACGAGATGCTGAAAGCGCTCGAGGCGCGCGATGGGAAGAAACTCAGCGCGATTCTCCGGCAGCATCTGCTGGATAAACGCGATGCGGTGTTGCAGGTGCAGTCGCGCGAGGATGTCGCGGCATCCACGTTCAAGGCTTAG
- the tssF gene encoding type VI secretion system baseplate subunit TssF, whose protein sequence is MIEALRPYYEQELARLDEMLAKFAQDYPRVAERLSLSGCHFADPHVERLSQIFALMAAGIRLKLDDSSPQFTEALIETLHPHYLRSFPSCSIARFEAIGEPPLQPVTVARATELAAEGGEVIFSTSHDVTIAAIEISRVVFLPVAAAAISAGLPAGTTNILSIAFGSSTMNAPLDAVWPGRVRLHLAGDTKTARTLLDVVQLNATQAFIEINDDGRWTPLPRVPVSAVGFEDNDALLPASANSSFIQSLLEYAAFPEKFDFVDVDFGEPLPPGSDCVTLHLALSGLHPDSRAACALKGIGVGNVELFCTPVVNLFRQRDLHVRRADGSAEYPVVAKPEQPAAFQVYSIDATRDARNARPVDPFASLMHGQIQPGAPDCYWRLMRDLYVERHRPGMETSLVLIGRNGARLESEDLPQTLSVDVIFSNRDHAIALLRKSSSGDLCEEQSTLGNRVRLLRAPTSSFRPRATSDALWRVIALSTPNAAQLCDNGLREFKLLLRQCQPHEAVPLKHVDSVSFVRYQARRMMVPGKPSPAFMAGIEITLSIEEQAFAGQSVATFIHVMDRYFARYASANSFTQLVVLSKENGRQIRKCPPRQGRGFRV, encoded by the coding sequence ATGATCGAGGCGCTGCGGCCTTACTACGAGCAGGAACTCGCGCGGCTGGACGAGATGCTCGCGAAATTCGCGCAGGACTATCCACGAGTCGCCGAACGTTTGAGCCTATCGGGTTGCCATTTTGCAGATCCGCATGTAGAACGTCTGAGCCAGATCTTCGCCTTGATGGCCGCCGGCATTCGATTGAAACTCGATGACAGTTCGCCACAATTTACCGAGGCATTGATCGAAACTTTGCACCCGCATTACCTTCGATCGTTTCCATCGTGTTCGATCGCCCGCTTTGAAGCGATCGGCGAACCGCCACTGCAACCGGTTACGGTTGCGCGTGCAACGGAACTTGCGGCTGAAGGTGGCGAAGTCATATTCAGTACCAGCCATGACGTGACGATCGCCGCGATCGAAATCTCACGAGTTGTTTTCTTGCCCGTAGCGGCGGCCGCGATTAGCGCCGGGTTGCCGGCGGGTACGACGAACATTCTGTCGATCGCATTCGGCTCTTCTACCATGAATGCACCACTCGACGCGGTCTGGCCCGGCCGGGTTCGACTTCATCTCGCGGGTGATACGAAAACTGCGCGAACGCTCCTCGACGTCGTGCAATTGAACGCCACGCAAGCATTCATCGAAATCAACGACGATGGGCGATGGACACCCTTACCGCGTGTTCCGGTTTCCGCGGTCGGCTTCGAGGATAACGACGCGCTGTTGCCTGCGAGCGCCAACTCGTCATTCATTCAGTCACTGCTGGAGTACGCCGCGTTTCCAGAGAAATTCGATTTCGTCGATGTCGATTTTGGCGAGCCACTACCGCCGGGTTCGGATTGCGTCACGCTGCATCTGGCTTTGTCCGGACTTCACCCGGATTCGCGCGCTGCATGTGCGTTGAAGGGAATCGGTGTCGGGAACGTCGAGTTGTTCTGTACACCGGTCGTCAATCTGTTCCGGCAGCGGGACCTCCACGTTCGGCGCGCCGATGGGTCGGCCGAATATCCTGTCGTCGCGAAACCCGAGCAGCCGGCTGCGTTTCAGGTTTATTCGATCGATGCGACACGCGATGCGCGAAATGCGAGACCTGTCGATCCATTTGCTTCTCTGATGCACGGGCAGATTCAGCCCGGCGCGCCGGACTGTTACTGGCGGTTGATGCGCGATTTGTATGTCGAGCGGCATCGGCCTGGCATGGAAACGTCGCTCGTGCTCATTGGCCGGAATGGCGCCAGGCTGGAATCGGAAGATCTACCGCAGACGCTGTCGGTCGATGTGATTTTTTCGAATCGCGATCATGCGATTGCGCTTTTGCGCAAGTCGTCGAGCGGCGACTTGTGTGAGGAGCAAAGCACGTTGGGTAACCGCGTCAGGTTGTTGCGAGCGCCGACTTCATCTTTCCGGCCACGCGCGACGAGCGACGCGTTGTGGCGTGTGATTGCGTTGAGCACGCCCAATGCCGCGCAGCTTTGTGACAATGGACTGCGCGAATTCAAGCTGCTCTTGCGGCAATGCCAGCCGCACGAGGCTGTGCCGTTGAAACACGTCGACAGCGTTTCCTTTGTCCGCTACCAGGCTCGGCGCATGATGGTTCCTGGCAAACCCAGCCCTGCTTTCATGGCCGGAATTGAGATTACGTTGTCGATCGAGGAGCAGGCGTTTGCCGGGCAAAGCGTGGCGACGTTTATTCACGTGATGGATCGATACTTCGCGCGGTACGCGTCGGCGAATAGCTTTACCCAGCTTGTCGTGCTGTCGAAGGAGAACGGGCGGCAGATTCGCAAGTGTCCGCCGCGGCAGGGGCGTGGGTTTAGGGTTTGA
- a CDS encoding lysozyme inhibitor LprI family protein, translated as MHILERLAISNLEIFMMMFRYPIGRCLLITFLLFIDSVQALELCNYQTNRELEACAYTNFKTADKDLNRQYADAIRSVSQVDKEALLTAQRRWIVYKENYCPETFDAIRDGEEAGIEKWSCLQSVTEMRTRELRYLSQLGGMVEFRKALFVMASLYENDDSEKVLSKLVAHVPQSTHPDWIKYVEANCKLTASTLHEEHDYCVARLNFYKNWW; from the coding sequence GTGCATATTCTCGAACGGCTGGCGATTAGTAACCTGGAAATATTTATGATGATGTTCCGGTATCCGATTGGAAGATGTTTGCTTATTACTTTTTTGCTCTTCATTGATTCGGTTCAGGCGTTGGAGTTGTGTAATTATCAAACTAATAGAGAGCTTGAGGCATGCGCGTACACCAATTTTAAAACTGCCGACAAAGACCTGAATCGTCAATACGCAGACGCGATAAGAAGCGTTTCCCAGGTAGACAAAGAGGCTTTGCTAACTGCCCAAAGACGCTGGATCGTCTACAAGGAAAACTATTGCCCGGAAACCTTCGACGCGATCCGTGATGGAGAGGAGGCCGGTATCGAAAAATGGAGCTGTTTGCAGTCAGTGACGGAGATGCGAACTCGGGAGCTTCGCTACCTGAGTCAGTTGGGCGGCATGGTCGAGTTCCGGAAGGCGCTGTTCGTCATGGCCAGCCTCTACGAGAATGATGACTCGGAGAAAGTGCTCTCCAAATTGGTTGCACACGTCCCCCAAAGCACCCATCCAGACTGGATCAAGTACGTCGAAGCAAACTGCAAATTGACCGCGTCAACGCTCCATGAAGAACATGACTACTGCGTCGCGAGGCTGAACTTCTACAAGAACTGGTGGTGA
- a CDS encoding tetratricopeptide repeat protein, whose product MKWVIRVAFLWILFFCWVSAFAADSRISLFSRGTADAALLINEGKKTLLIAGGAPPGGGATSADCFVKVDVLSKKGDSYYEGKLSAVHNSIANLDERYVAGRHAGVYMFHQSIRVGGVQIGGLCADDIDFSGRYLELGKEDRRYREVFLYYAGMMHENAIYLIGINDFESAVRDLRPFADNYSSDWLDSKEGREVLVPLIGDYGFAAQSLGDDTRAVSVFEKIVKIDPKRVVTWLNLADSYWNLGVLAKAKDAYGRYISMMNARGLMSQIPPRAYSRTAGD is encoded by the coding sequence ATGAAATGGGTTATTAGAGTTGCATTCTTATGGATTCTCTTTTTTTGTTGGGTATCGGCGTTCGCCGCGGACAGCAGAATCAGCCTGTTCAGTCGCGGAACCGCGGACGCAGCGCTCCTGATCAATGAAGGAAAAAAGACGCTTCTGATAGCGGGCGGCGCACCTCCTGGAGGTGGGGCTACATCCGCCGATTGTTTCGTCAAGGTGGATGTTTTATCGAAAAAAGGCGATAGCTACTACGAGGGGAAGTTGAGCGCTGTTCATAACTCTATTGCCAATTTGGATGAGCGCTATGTTGCGGGACGGCACGCGGGGGTCTACATGTTTCATCAAAGTATCAGGGTGGGAGGCGTACAAATCGGTGGCTTATGTGCAGATGACATAGATTTTTCCGGGCGCTACCTGGAATTAGGCAAAGAGGATAGACGCTACCGGGAGGTATTTCTGTACTACGCCGGCATGATGCACGAGAATGCAATTTATCTCATTGGGATCAATGATTTTGAATCCGCCGTGAGAGATTTAAGGCCATTTGCCGATAACTATTCTTCCGATTGGCTTGATTCGAAAGAGGGGCGAGAAGTACTGGTTCCGTTGATCGGCGATTATGGTTTCGCCGCCCAGAGTCTTGGCGACGATACGCGCGCTGTTTCGGTTTTTGAAAAAATAGTGAAAATTGATCCGAAGCGTGTCGTGACCTGGCTGAATCTGGCCGATTCTTATTGGAATCTTGGCGTACTGGCCAAGGCGAAAGACGCTTATGGCAGATATATCTCGATGATGAATGCACGAGGACTGATGTCTCAGATACCACCGCGTGCATATTCTCGAACGGCTGGCGATTAG
- a CDS encoding lytic transglycosylase domain-containing protein, which produces MSTMNHPASSFPVLQPQTSDASPASVHPAYVPLNWSFPFAPLGQADASDPMTYMKALGCAEDGFYPLGANGNWHGGIHFDEKTAAVLQQGDGVRAIADGEVVAYRLDEKYPELAYKDGKLAHYSTSFVLIRHRLRLPPDPGQRQVEAKPGETLIFFSLYMHLLDLKGYRDAMRTAASKTPTREMRYWLGNRSFRVGDGAKDQQSKSRQKPHHVQANPAQACDFGDLVEPVAVSSCAGAPRAVLATPSVEPVALFGIKVHGSKKGRPIGLLPRGCELKVVGEARSGWAQIASLKKGQPVGLMAGSTASINVASGWVELDHLEFVMEPESLGEVVVLKEPVAVKAGEVVGHVGHYMRYNDASALPPQRSRTQLHVEVFAGADLPDFVDRSRERARNLPDTKTLFEISPGAVLVSGIPAPDRTLMQTGLKLVPLTRAKGTRWLKVQPKTLTMPPAQPHAHHHRTKPKPIEENLGPPLWVERGLVDQITTAPVSGWSEFPLTLANASGPAADFRDVCRRVDLDELGEQKIAREDGDTGAYWWNVGVGAKDGRERQGWVREKDHPNMRWCSAWDWPGFEFADGDKLTPVHMFTRFLFVAGLLLVGENKSEFEPAASLVNSSELITKLEQAIDTNRDGTVTAQELRHAQQTTWMAQALSHLVVRCESEWGGDMSKWKAMMPLMKKLDWMWERELERIERLQWWKSEVEKIEGFPQGLNPWHFHPVGVVGNFIGKRRKRHDDNLGALSSHFETGGRGPGTISGGLGDPGGVSYGSYQFTSQTRQSDGGVVVGGTVRAFVTSPHFPWAGEFVGLIPGSTEFSRKWRKVVDENLNDFHKIEHEYTRRTHYDAQIQFVLSQNGIDLRYHSHTLNDVVWSTCVQHGPTTDAIVIAMKRLGDAPSETKDYDRKLIDAIYDERGKKNNAGKLIRFIHASQDQQDGVSRRYVAERPKALLQLEDEMGY; this is translated from the coding sequence ATGAGCACGATGAATCATCCTGCCAGTTCTTTTCCCGTCCTTCAGCCGCAGACTTCGGATGCGAGCCCGGCATCGGTTCATCCAGCCTACGTGCCGTTGAACTGGAGTTTTCCGTTCGCGCCGCTTGGTCAGGCCGATGCCAGCGATCCGATGACCTATATGAAGGCGCTCGGTTGCGCGGAAGACGGTTTTTATCCGCTGGGCGCGAATGGGAACTGGCACGGCGGGATTCACTTCGATGAGAAGACCGCCGCCGTTTTGCAGCAGGGAGACGGCGTACGCGCAATCGCGGACGGTGAAGTGGTCGCGTATCGACTCGATGAAAAGTATCCGGAGCTGGCCTACAAGGATGGAAAGCTTGCGCACTACTCCACCAGTTTCGTGTTGATCCGGCACAGGTTGCGCTTGCCGCCGGATCCGGGACAGCGTCAGGTCGAAGCGAAGCCCGGTGAGACGTTGATCTTCTTCAGTCTGTACATGCATTTGCTCGACCTGAAGGGCTATCGGGATGCGATGCGCACGGCAGCATCGAAGACTCCGACGCGCGAGATGCGCTATTGGTTAGGGAATCGCTCGTTTCGCGTCGGCGATGGTGCGAAGGATCAGCAGAGCAAATCGCGGCAGAAGCCGCATCACGTTCAAGCGAACCCGGCGCAGGCTTGCGATTTTGGCGATCTGGTCGAACCGGTTGCCGTGTCGAGTTGCGCAGGCGCTCCCCGGGCTGTGTTGGCGACGCCATCGGTCGAGCCTGTCGCTTTGTTCGGGATCAAGGTCCACGGTTCGAAGAAAGGACGGCCCATCGGCCTTCTGCCGCGAGGATGCGAACTGAAGGTCGTCGGTGAGGCGCGCAGCGGGTGGGCGCAAATTGCATCGCTGAAGAAGGGCCAACCGGTGGGATTGATGGCCGGCAGCACGGCGTCCATCAATGTCGCGTCCGGATGGGTCGAACTGGATCATCTCGAGTTCGTGATGGAGCCCGAGTCGCTTGGCGAAGTGGTCGTGCTGAAAGAACCGGTGGCGGTGAAGGCGGGCGAGGTCGTCGGCCATGTCGGGCACTACATGCGCTACAACGATGCCAGCGCGTTGCCGCCTCAACGCTCGCGCACTCAGTTGCATGTCGAGGTGTTTGCAGGCGCGGATCTTCCGGACTTCGTCGACAGGAGCCGCGAGCGCGCGAGAAATCTGCCGGATACGAAGACGTTGTTCGAGATTTCGCCGGGGGCGGTGCTCGTATCCGGGATTCCGGCGCCTGATCGGACGTTGATGCAAACCGGTCTGAAACTCGTGCCGCTGACGAGGGCGAAGGGCACACGCTGGCTGAAGGTCCAACCGAAAACGCTGACGATGCCGCCGGCGCAGCCGCATGCTCACCATCACCGCACGAAGCCAAAACCGATCGAGGAAAACCTTGGGCCGCCGTTGTGGGTGGAGCGAGGGCTCGTCGATCAGATCACGACGGCGCCTGTATCGGGTTGGAGCGAATTTCCGCTGACGCTCGCGAACGCGAGTGGACCCGCAGCCGATTTCCGCGACGTGTGTCGGCGCGTCGATCTCGATGAGTTGGGTGAACAGAAGATCGCCAGAGAGGATGGCGACACCGGGGCGTACTGGTGGAACGTCGGCGTCGGTGCGAAGGACGGGCGCGAGCGTCAGGGATGGGTGCGGGAGAAAGATCACCCGAACATGCGTTGGTGCAGCGCGTGGGACTGGCCCGGCTTCGAGTTCGCGGACGGCGACAAACTCACGCCGGTCCATATGTTCACGCGCTTTCTGTTCGTGGCAGGGCTGCTGCTTGTCGGCGAAAACAAGTCCGAATTCGAGCCGGCGGCGTCGCTGGTGAATAGCAGTGAATTGATCACGAAGCTGGAACAGGCGATCGACACGAACCGCGACGGCACCGTCACCGCGCAGGAGTTGCGGCACGCACAGCAGACGACGTGGATGGCGCAGGCGCTCTCCCATCTGGTGGTTCGCTGCGAGAGCGAATGGGGCGGCGATATGAGCAAATGGAAAGCGATGATGCCGCTGATGAAAAAGCTCGACTGGATGTGGGAACGTGAGTTGGAGCGGATCGAGAGGCTGCAGTGGTGGAAATCGGAGGTGGAGAAGATCGAGGGATTTCCGCAGGGGTTGAATCCCTGGCATTTTCATCCGGTGGGGGTGGTGGGGAATTTTATTGGGAAGCGGCGTAAGCGACACGACGACAACCTTGGCGCACTTTCCAGCCATTTCGAGACGGGCGGCCGCGGCCCAGGGACGATATCTGGCGGACTCGGCGATCCTGGTGGCGTGTCCTACGGATCGTATCAATTCACCAGTCAGACTCGCCAATCGGATGGCGGTGTCGTTGTCGGCGGAACGGTGAGAGCGTTTGTCACATCACCACACTTTCCCTGGGCAGGTGAATTTGTCGGTCTGATTCCGGGATCGACAGAGTTCTCCAGAAAATGGAGAAAGGTCGTGGATGAAAACCTGAATGATTTTCATAAGATAGAACACGAATACACGAGGAGAACGCACTATGACGCGCAAATTCAATTTGTTTTGTCGCAAAACGGAATCGACCTTCGATATCACTCGCATACGTTGAACGACGTGGTCTGGTCGACATGTGTGCAGCACGGTCCAACAACTGACGCGATAGTGATTGCAATGAAGCGGTTAGGTGACGCTCCCAGCGAAACAAAGGATTACGACAGAAAACTGATCGATGCGATTTACGATGAGCGAGGTAAGAAAAATAATGCGGGAAAACTTATTCGATTTATCCACGCGTCCCAAGACCAGCAAGATGGCGTGTCACGACGATACGTTGCCGAACGGCCTAAAGCGTTGCTGCAACTGGAGGATGAAATGGGTTATTAG
- a CDS encoding type VI secretion system Vgr family protein, with amino-acid sequence MSQKTIEKALRAGHIQFHRLIKLDTPLGDDWLLPLYVKGTARLGRNYDVLVDAVSPYGARIQLASLLKQPVTLWIQQNDETYLPMHGYVQAFRRFGSDGALTYYQLRFSSWLSFLKLGSDRRDWLEVRGEQILSDVFSKYAQARGQYRFELRAPLRAYSQRMQWESDWHFVQRSFEELGLFTRFEFAADGKSHQVVIADDLFAAPPLPQKIVHFSHSGSDEEFDGLTHLSEHQTVQSAALETGTFDYMRPDLAKQIGASAINPEQLPAQGEIYDYTGAYTWPDRDMGEQQARIRVEEWASSAKRLHGVGGLRCALPGYWFTLDGHPAYDTLPDVEREFAIIGTEWLIQNNIPGVDALKRFPAGLRGSIEQARTNGDGSSVRHVDGSVGFFRVEIEAQARRVPFRSPFEHGKPVMQLQSGIVAGPKNEEVHTDEMNRHKVRLTSNRRNAGDGNASAWIRAAAPDAGAKRGGIFTLRTGDEVLIGFVNGDCDRPVIVSRLHGGATRPVWNAHGLLSGFRSKEYGGAGFNQLVMDDSTGQNRLQLHSTSYSSQLHLGYLISQTDNTRGAFVGSGFDLKSDAYGAVRATQGMYLSTQPAAAQPLNVSAATEQLAAAEAVLDTVSEASARGRAASLADGHDALKHFTDATRSSLSGSTTHRGRTAGGGTGHANGFAKPLMLMSSPAGIAMSTQQSAHVAADGQINVVSGKHINLGAGKSLLASVLDGISLFARNLGVKIFAAKGPVIVQAQSDAMTLIAQQDVTIESVGGRLVLTAKNEVWIGAGGSYIRIGPDLIENGTRGEIRERCASWGKSESATMTLKDPLEATSIEINGGRGNGFSG; translated from the coding sequence ATGTCCCAGAAAACAATAGAAAAAGCGCTGCGCGCAGGCCATATTCAATTCCATCGTCTGATCAAACTGGATACGCCATTAGGCGACGATTGGCTCTTGCCGCTTTACGTAAAAGGCACCGCGCGACTCGGCCGCAATTACGACGTGCTGGTGGACGCGGTGTCGCCGTATGGCGCACGGATTCAACTGGCGTCGCTGCTCAAGCAACCGGTGACGCTGTGGATTCAGCAGAACGACGAAACGTATCTGCCGATGCATGGCTACGTGCAAGCGTTCCGGCGTTTCGGCAGCGACGGCGCGCTGACGTATTACCAATTGCGCTTTTCGTCGTGGCTGAGTTTTCTCAAGCTCGGCAGCGATCGTCGCGACTGGCTCGAAGTGCGCGGAGAACAGATCCTCTCGGACGTATTCAGCAAATACGCGCAGGCTCGCGGCCAGTATCGCTTCGAATTGCGCGCGCCCTTACGTGCGTACTCGCAACGTATGCAATGGGAGTCGGACTGGCACTTCGTGCAACGGAGTTTCGAAGAACTCGGTTTGTTCACCCGCTTCGAGTTTGCCGCCGACGGCAAGTCGCATCAGGTCGTGATCGCGGACGATCTATTTGCAGCGCCACCGCTGCCGCAAAAGATCGTCCACTTCAGCCACTCAGGCAGCGACGAAGAGTTCGATGGCCTGACGCATCTCAGCGAGCACCAGACAGTGCAGAGCGCGGCGCTGGAGACGGGCACATTCGACTACATGCGTCCCGATCTCGCCAAACAGATCGGCGCATCCGCCATCAATCCGGAGCAATTGCCCGCGCAAGGCGAGATCTACGACTACACCGGCGCCTACACCTGGCCGGACCGCGACATGGGCGAACAGCAGGCGCGGATCAGGGTGGAAGAGTGGGCGTCGAGCGCGAAGCGTCTGCACGGCGTCGGCGGCTTGCGCTGCGCGCTGCCCGGCTACTGGTTCACGCTCGACGGACATCCCGCCTACGACACGTTGCCCGATGTCGAGCGTGAATTCGCCATTATCGGGACCGAGTGGCTGATTCAAAACAACATTCCTGGCGTCGACGCGCTCAAGCGTTTCCCGGCGGGCTTACGCGGCAGCATCGAACAGGCGCGAACAAATGGCGATGGTTCGAGCGTCCGGCACGTCGACGGAAGCGTCGGTTTTTTTCGGGTGGAAATCGAGGCACAGGCGCGTCGTGTGCCGTTCCGCAGTCCATTCGAACATGGCAAGCCGGTGATGCAACTGCAGAGCGGCATCGTCGCGGGGCCGAAGAACGAGGAGGTCCATACGGACGAGATGAATCGCCACAAGGTTCGTCTGACGTCGAACCGTCGTAACGCGGGCGATGGCAACGCATCCGCGTGGATTCGCGCCGCGGCGCCGGATGCCGGGGCAAAACGCGGTGGCATCTTCACGCTGCGCACGGGCGATGAAGTGCTGATCGGTTTCGTCAACGGCGATTGCGACCGGCCGGTCATTGTGTCGAGGCTCCATGGCGGTGCGACGCGACCGGTTTGGAACGCGCACGGATTGCTGTCCGGGTTCCGCTCGAAGGAATACGGCGGTGCCGGTTTCAATCAGTTGGTCATGGACGACTCGACCGGGCAAAACCGCCTGCAGCTTCATTCGACGAGCTACAGCTCGCAACTGCATCTGGGCTACCTGATCAGTCAGACGGACAACACACGCGGCGCGTTCGTAGGCAGCGGTTTCGACCTCAAATCGGATGCGTATGGCGCCGTGCGAGCGACGCAGGGCATGTATCTCTCCACGCAGCCTGCCGCGGCGCAACCGCTGAACGTGTCGGCGGCGACGGAACAACTCGCGGCGGCGGAAGCGGTCCTCGACACGGTGTCGGAGGCGAGCGCACGCGGTCGCGCCGCGAGTCTTGCTGACGGACACGACGCCCTTAAACACTTCACCGATGCAACCCGAAGCAGCCTGAGCGGTTCGACGACACATCGCGGCCGCACCGCAGGCGGTGGCACGGGCCACGCAAACGGCTTTGCCAAGCCGCTCATGTTGATGTCGAGTCCCGCCGGCATCGCCATGTCGACGCAGCAGTCGGCGCATGTCGCGGCCGATGGTCAGATCAACGTCGTCAGCGGCAAACACATCAATCTTGGCGCCGGGAAGTCGCTGCTCGCGAGCGTGCTGGACGGCATCAGTCTGTTCGCACGGAACCTCGGCGTGAAGATCTTTGCGGCAAAAGGACCGGTGATCGTTCAGGCGCAGAGCGACGCGATGACGTTGATCGCGCAGCAGGACGTGACGATCGAAAGCGTCGGCGGCAGATTGGTGCTGACCGCGAAGAACGAGGTCTGGATTGGCGCGGGCGGGTCTTACATCCGGATCGGGCCGGATCTGATCGAGAACGGCACGCGTGGCGAGATTCGCGAGCGATGCGCGTCGTGGGGCAAGTCGGAAAGCGCAACGATGACGTTGAAGGATCCGTTGGAGGCGACGTCGATCGAGATAAACGGAGGGAGAGGCAATGGCTTCTCGGGGTGA